The following are encoded together in the Thermodesulfobacteriota bacterium genome:
- a CDS encoding type II toxin-antitoxin system HicB family antitoxin, translating into MKHLQHFTAIIEREGDGYVALCPELDIASEGDTVEGARSNLVEAIELFLETAEPSEVQNRLRSEVFITRVEVSVG; encoded by the coding sequence ATGAAACACTTGCAACATTTCACAGCGATTATAGAGCGTGAAGGAGATGGATACGTGGCACTTTGTCCCGAACTGGATATTGCAAGTGAAGGGGATACCGTCGAAGGCGCACGAAGTAATTTGGTTGAAGCAATCGAACTGTTCCTGGAAACTGCCGAACCGTCGGAGGTCCAAAATCGCTTGCGTTCAGAAGTATTTATTACACGTGTAGAGGTTTCTGTTGGGTAA